A portion of the Celeribacter baekdonensis genome contains these proteins:
- a CDS encoding glutamate racemase, translating into MAVGIFDSGLGGLTVLDAVSKRLPDVPFVYFGDNAHAPYGVRDADDVYNLTTAAVERLWAAGCDLVILACNTASAAALRRMQESWIPSDKRVLGVFVPLIEALTERQWGDNSPPREVEVKHVALFATPATVASRAFQRELAFRAIGVDVEAQACGGVVDAIEDGDMILADALVRSHVDALKRKMPHPGAAILGCTHYPMMQDAFQDALGADVKVYSQANLVAASLEDYLKRHPKMIGTGTESLFLTTGDPVKVSRGATQFLRRPVTFQKA; encoded by the coding sequence ATGGCAGTGGGTATTTTTGACAGCGGGTTGGGTGGTCTGACGGTTTTGGATGCGGTGTCCAAGCGGTTGCCAGACGTGCCTTTTGTGTATTTCGGCGACAATGCCCACGCGCCTTACGGTGTGCGCGACGCCGATGATGTCTACAATCTGACCACGGCGGCGGTGGAGCGGCTTTGGGCGGCGGGCTGTGATTTGGTGATTCTGGCCTGTAACACCGCCTCAGCGGCGGCGCTGCGGCGGATGCAGGAAAGTTGGATTCCCTCGGACAAGCGCGTGTTGGGTGTCTTCGTGCCGCTGATCGAGGCGTTGACCGAACGGCAATGGGGCGACAATTCGCCGCCACGCGAAGTCGAAGTCAAACATGTGGCACTGTTTGCCACTCCCGCAACCGTGGCCTCGCGCGCCTTTCAACGTGAATTGGCGTTTCGTGCCATTGGCGTCGATGTCGAGGCGCAGGCATGTGGTGGTGTCGTTGATGCGATTGAAGACGGCGATATGATCCTTGCAGATGCTTTGGTCCGCTCGCATGTGGACGCGCTCAAACGCAAAATGCCGCATCCGGGGGCGGCGATTTTGGGCTGTACCCATTATCCGATGATGCAAGACGCGTTCCAAGACGCGCTGGGCGCAGATGTGAAAGTCTATTCTCAGGCCAATTTGGTGGCCGCGAGCCTTGAGGATTACCTCAAACGCCATCCAAAGATGATTGGCACCGGCACCGAGTCGTTGTTCTTGACCACGGGTGATCCGGTCAAAGTGTCGCGCGGAGCGACGCAGTTTTTGCGACGACCGGTGACGTTTCAAAAGGCGTGA